TGCAGTGATTGTTTttacagagagtaagagacacaGCAGCTGCTCATGCCTGCAGATGATCCCCTCCCAGTGACAGCAACTTGGGATGACGGGATGGCTTGCAGCctgaaaatacatagaaaagaGAAGTGTGTGAGAGGGTAAAACCCGACAGGTTTCTAGCTAGCTAGAAGAATCATTCCCCGTGGAATTTATCCCTAGACTTCAGTAAGGTATTTGTGAATAGGTTACAATTATCTCATGCAAAAAGCACCCCTGCACCCTGAAGGAAGATGCTGGAAATAGGGAGAGAAAGGGTCTATCCAAGTCatcccagctggcctggaacccaggaTCCTACTGTCTCAGTCTCCTGCCTTCTGAGATTTCAAGcttgcactaccacacccagaaGAACTGCTCTTTCAGTCTCCACCATGAGTCACACTTGGATGGGAAGTTTCTTCCTCAGACAGGTGTTTAGAGAACAGCTCATTTGCCTGTGGGTCCAAGAGGGCTCTTTGCTGGATACCTATGagcaaggaagaaaagcaaatgtcaGACAAGGATACTGATTTATGACAGAGCTCTGAGCCTGAGGTCTCACCAGGGAGAGACAGATAGCAGGTTCCTAGGGAAGATGTGTGACAAGGTAAGAACAGCTCAGTCTTTAAGACCTCCATATGTGTCCTGGAGCCAGGAGCTCTTGGTTCAAATAGTTGTTGCTTATTAAATGTGTGTCCTTAGGCATTTAACATAGCCTCTCTTTGCAATAGTTTCCTTTCCTACCAAATGGACTCTCCCACTATACCCTATCTTGTGGTGGTTCCAGATTCAAACAGTTAATTCGAGTGTCTAGGGTGGCGACACTCTGTGTTACTAAATACAACTTACAAAGTGAGGTGACTTGTCAAGGATGTTGAGAAATCACTTCTAAAATCAACAGCAGGGTGGGCTAGGCTAGAGAAGGATCCTCCAAGGAACTGTTTCCTTCTGAGGCTAACTGGCACGGTGACTTCAAAGGTGCAAGAACACATGTGTAAACATGTCGCGTCCTGAGGCCCAGACTTGGAACCAGTGCCCCATAGCATCTACCTTCTCTCCAGGCCAAAGTGAGTTCCTTGGTGAAAGCTGGAGGCAGCTGTGATCAAGAAGGATGGCAAAGGGAAGGGTGGCAGATAGGGAGAGAAGAAGCCTTGCTGACTCCCATGGTAACTTGCTTGTCCCTTAAGAGAGGCTGTGCTAAGAATCCAGGCCAAGAGGCCATATTCTGCCCTTGAGTCTTCAGACTGACCGGTATCCCACTTCTGCTCTCAGATCAGAGGGTTAAACCTAAGAAAGTCAGGCTCGGGACCTTAGACAAACTTCTATCCATCCGTCAAACAAGTTCCTTGCTGGTAACTCTCAGTTCTGGAGATCAAGCAAGTGGACAGATGGCGTGGTGCATGCCTAAGAGTCTAGCTTTCAGGAGGCAAACTCAcaaatcttttctgttttgagaccaTCCTCAGtcgctacatagcaagaccttatttCAGAAGAACAAGAAGGGAAAAGAGCAATTTAAGTGACTGTGTTGCTGTGTTGGAATTGTAAGTGCTGGAGTCCTCAGACAACCTTCCTATTGGAGCAGTGTTTTCTTTTGGTCCCcttttctttttgcagtgctggggatctgaactcagggcccAGTGCAAACTATGCAAGTACTCTACCATGGAGTCACCAGCCCAACCCCCTGAGGAGCTGTCCTAAGGACTCTTCCCCACATGCGTTCTGAGGACTTTCTGCTGTTAGGCCATAGTAAACCCCACACTGAGTCCTGGTGACTAGGATGCTTAGAAATGGCAGGATTTGGGAGGGATGTTATCTTAGTTACCCAAGAGCTGGGCCCAATTACCAATGGGGGAGGGGTCTTAAAGGGATAGTGCAGCTTGTTGTGTAATTAAGCTTCCCCACTAACagcttttgtttcctcttttgcaTTAGTGTGTGTTTAAGGAGAAATCTCTTGACAACAGAATGTTATTAAAACCCTCCAAgtggaagcaggctgagcaaggagAGCATATATGAAGCAGCACTGGAAGCTCAGCTGATGGCCTCCTCAGGGGCTAGGAAGCAGCGGCTAGGAAATGCTGCCTAATGGATGAGTTAGTGCAAGAGAATTTAGGGACCTGTGTCATCTACCTATGCCTCAGTCATCGCTCTGTTCAGGCCCAGTTCAGACTGCCAGCCCTTATTCTAATGTGTCAGTTGAATATCAGACAGAAGACCTTTGTCACTGACCTtccaacttttgttttctttccccctcctaacagggtctccctgtgtaacACAGGAATGGCTTGTAACTAGTGGGTCCTCCTGTCACAGTCTTCCTATTTCTGAtgtaaaaaaaaactgtttgttttttaaacaaggtctcactctgcagctggcctggaacttacagtgatcctcctgcctctgtcttctgggtGTTCAAATTACAggccatgcaccaccatgcttggcccgTGTACATTTCTGGGATAACGACCATATCAGCAGATTGGGCTAACGACCATGCTAACAGACGTGAAGTAGGGCGTACATGTGTGCACAGCTGAGACCAAAGCTTCAGGAGATAGTGTCACATACAGGCAGAGTGCTGGGGAGGGCCTGTGACACTGATGTATCACGACCTGAATCACAATCCAGgctgagaaatcctagtcattttaaatgtgtgtggtgCTTGGTAAGGAAGTAGGGATCAGGACTCAATAAAACCTTCCCAGGCCCACTGACTTTTGTCTGTCTCTATAGCAAGTTGCAGCAGTTGAGAAGAAAATATCTCTGAGTAGCACAGCTGGGTGCACTCAGGTTATTTGATTTGGGGTGTGTCACTGGTTTGAAAACTTCAGGGGTTTACCAATTTCTCCTGTGCAGGATTACAAGACTGTTGGGGGAAAGGAAGCTTGTGTTACCCATTCCTTTGGGAATGAATCCAATGAAGCTTTAGGAGGGGACTCATCTAATTCATTGCACTGGAGATGCTTCAATAACAGGAGACTTCGTCAGTGGATTTTTGGGACTCACACACAAGATGAGGCACTTAGAAATGCCCAAAttttgggatgcagaggcagaactGCAGGCCCACCAGGCTAGACTTCTTTTCCTGTTGTGAACATCAGGAATTAGGTGATCGCAGATACAATCTCATCCATGTTCACAGGGGACATCTAGGCCTCCTACCAAAGGGAGCCATGATTCTGATCTGTGACTCCAGTGTCTCATCCATGCCCTGACAGACTGCTGTGTCAGGATTTAGCTGTGCTTCCTGAGGCTGGGTGAGGTCCATTCTGCCTCTAACTGAGACTTATATGGAACTTCCAACTTTGTGATTTGTGCATCTGCAAAGCCCTGCACAAAAACCTAAGTAAAAGCCTGATCCTGGACTTGCCTTCCTCGAAGAAGAGAAAAGTGGAGGAGCCCACACAGAGGACTGCCTGTTCCTGGGTGTCTATACGTGCCCTTACATTCAGTACCTCAGTGTCCTCATCCACAGAGGGCCCATCCAAGCCAACACATCTTCTACGAGTCTTTGTTCAACTAAAGCTCATATGGATGCAGAAACCCGGGGAAGCCAAATCATATGTTTAAACAGTTGAGAGGAAACTAGACTCAGCAAGGATCTAGGGCCCTGGATTTAGACCCGGTGAATTTTCCTTCTCTGGGATTTCCTGTCCCTTTTCTGGATGTTTCTATCTACCCCATGTTCCTTGGCAGTTGGTTTAAAGGCCATCAGCTCAGCAGTGAAAGAATGCCTTACACAGACTTGGGCTTAGCTGTTAAAATACCAACCGCTGCTGAACTGTGTGGTCCAAAGCTAGGTTTATAGACATAAGTTCTCAGCTTCTGTCAATCTCATCTTTTAGTGGAAAATGACCAAACTTAAGACTAAGCTTAAAAGTGCATCCACACCCAACAGCCACTTAAGGGGCAAGCCACAGGGACAGGAGGGCTGCttgcagagagaggaggggggtcCTTAAGGAATGTAAAATAAGTGAGCCCCCCAAAAGGCCCCCTGCAATGTTTTTAGACTAGTTAAaatttaacaattttttaaaatgtaaattatctGGCCTTCTCAACTGCACAGGATGAGGGGGCAGTGAGGAAGGGACAATGGGTTAGGATTAGATAATTTACTTAGTGCGAAAATTCCAGGAAGTTTGTGTTGATCTGGGCCTGCATGTTGTTACTCTTTAGCTCAAATCTAAATCTTTATCTTCCTATTACAGTCAAGAGGACTTTTTTCTACTTAGTCATTTTTACAGTTGTAATTTTTACCTCTTTCATCAAATAGAGCTGGTTAGATTGGCAGCTCTTAGCACTGAGATGAAAATATTGGGAGGGCCCAGTGGGTCCTGTTTTGTTTATTCTAACAGCGCAGTCTTTGATCTAAACatatttcctggggtctggaccagATGACCTAATTCCTGTCTtatccttctcctcttttctgtgcATCTCAGATTGCTGCTGCCTTACCGAGGGACGCTTTGAAATTCACTTTACATTTCCCCCCACTTTGTTAGCCTCTGTCATTTGTTTCATTGGGGTGGAGTGCGTAACTCCTAGCAAAGAACCCATGGCTTTGTTTTTCTAACAGAACTGTGAAGTTCTAACAGAGTGGGagccctttccttttttttcttctatactTCTCTTTCTTGACATTCTCAACATGCCaaaaaaaataggcaaataaCCTACTGCTTGAAGTCTATGTTAACTGCAAATCATTTTGGACTTTCTGtttgaacacttttaaaaaacaaatatatatcttaaaaatGCTGTTGCCTCCTCGTGCCCTAACAACCCTTTATAAATCTGAACTAGGAAGGAGCATGAGAAAAGCCAAAGCCCAAAGCTAGCTTCGCTTTATCTCAGTAGATCTGCaaggtccttccttccttatccCTGCCCCCTCCTCATAGACCCCCTACGTGAGGATCTTTGGATAGCTTCTGCCAGCAAGGGTGctaacttttcttccttcccaggtCACTGTCAATCATCACCTGCTTTTCCAAGGGTGTTTTCCAGGAAGGGAGGCCcttcttgggggaggggaggaagcagggaaggtAAAGTGGTGGAGAGAATCATAAAGGAATAGGAGGGAAAGACACTCACACAAGGGTTAAGAAGCAGAAACAAGTCCTTAAAATTGGTAAATTTTGGGTCACTGGCACCGCTTAATTTTTGGGTATCTTCagcaatttacatttttaaaaaaaagtcaccaaaGTGAgtcttttagttttaaaattttgtgaacTTAATTGTCGTCCCAGTCTGCAGCGACCCAGTTCAGCCAACCCGGTTCTAAACTATCAGGTTGTTCCTCAAGTTCCAAAAGGAAAAGGAGGCTCGGTGGCCAAATCGGAGATGGGCAAGGCCTGCTCGCATCTGCTGCTGGGAACCCACCCAGTTACTGTGTGAGTATCAAAGGCCAAGCATGTTTATCTCTGGGCTGCGTGCTTTATGGGGCTGGAATGGACATAGAGGGGAATGGGCAGGTGGTAATCGATACTTTAGAATGATAGCCAATCGATACACAGATAGGTCCGGacaaaaggagggaggaggggcgCAGAGAACGGGGACCGAGACCCTGTCATGGTGGCCTAGGAGGCCTTCGAAAATCTGGGTGAACCCAAAGCACTTTAGTTTGCCTTAATTTACTTTCAGAAAAAGCTAAAGGGTGGTTCCAGTGATAGAAGAAAAATGCCCGTCCCTGGCCCCCTCTCGGAAACAGCCTCGCAGCGCCCCTGGGAAGCGCGACCAGCGAGACTTGGGGACCCGGCGGGTCTGCGGCAACCAGAGGAGGGCGAGCCCAACTGCCGCGCGGTGGCCGGGGAAGGCGGCAGAGGCGCTGTCACTGCCTGGCCCCTCGCGATGGCCGCAGCCCGGGGATATCCCCTACGGCCCCAGGCTTCGTGCCGGGGCCAGGAGCGCTGCGCGCGGCCTCTCTTCTGCACGCGAGACCAGCGAAACCGTCATCTTGGCGACAGAGGAGCCTGTAGCCTCTTCATCCGGTGCTCACTCCTGGATTAAAAATGTCTCAGGCAAGGCGGCAGGAAAAGATCCCGAAGGTGAACGGGAACCAAGGCATCCTCACTGTATCCCCACTGTGCCCACGTCAGATCCAGGGACCGAGGCTTTCCCGAACTCCCGGCTGGACTCTGAGGCTGAGTTGGTGCTTGAAGCGCCCTCGTGGCTCTCTGAGCTTTGGAGTCTAGGGACAAACCTTGGGTAGGCGCGGCCATAGTTAAGAGTAGCCTTAGAATGGCCCAGGCCTGATGGAAGCTTCTGCTGGGAGTCCTCACCTGGGCACAGCGAGGTTCAGTGAGATTCATCATCTCCCCGAGACAAAGAGTTCAACGACCCCTGAGCAGACAACCTCTACCCTATCTATTGCTAACCCTAAAATGGTGCGCAGAAGTAAAACATGCCCCCAGAACAAACGCCAGAAAAGAGGACTCAGGTGAACTTGTACTGTGAAATGTTTCAAGTTGCTACTAGAGATCTAAATAGAACCCCACGCCCTTTTAAATGTGCATATGCTTTTAAATGCCTAAAAGactaattaaataaagaaattgttGACTTCCTGCGTAGAGGCCCAGTTTCTGAGTCGGGTTATATAACCCTGCTGCATGGGGAATTCTCCCACAATCCGGCTCTCAGCTGCCTGAAAAAACAGGCCGCAGAATCAAGTGAAAGGGAACTAGAATAGTTAAAGCTGAAGTCTAAGTCCACAGATCATGTTGGCGGGGGAATTTACCTGTCAGGATGAGGTCTCCAACCACAGCTTATCCTCCCGGCTTCCTTAGGAGGTATTGTGGGAGAAAAGTGGAAACTAATATATATTCCCAAACAAGTAGATACTGGAAAGACAGATTGCCAGatctcaaaaaagcaagcaagcaagcaaacaaaaacaacaaaacagaaaaaaaattattccaaaccaaaccaaaatgcAGGCCCATGCATGCCCATTCCTGTTATGCCTTTTACTATTTCTTATTTAGAGGAGATACTCGCTTACACAAGCAATTTACAGCTACCTGGGGAAATGTTAAACTACCTTAGGGGCCTGGCTAAATAGAAATGCACTCTAAAAACACAGACACGGTATGTTGTTTTATCTGTTGCAAAAAATGTATTTGATTACTTGAGTAAAATTACAGTATCTCTGTTGTTAGTAAGTATTAAATGTTAAAGAAATTGGAATTCCCCCTTTCAACTTTCCAAGAAAGTGCATGTAACAgtccatttttttccttccatacCTAATACAAAATAAACCAACACTATACCTGCTCTCAATCAAGAAGCATTTGCTCTTGTAAGGGACATATGTACATTTTAATGAAAGTGATATTTCTTATTGTATATACAAGAGCATCTACATTTCTCCACTGAAGGTTGTTCAAGATGCTATCGTTAGCAGCATTGTGAAATTCCAGCACACGTTTTCTACTGTGAATATACCCTACAAGGCAAAAATGCTAAGTCTCAGTTTCAACTACCAAAACAacacttgtggtttttttttcccctctaaagAATTCTGCGTGCTTATTACTGTACAGAAACTTATTAACATTGAAGACGACTCAAGTAAAAAGCACAATACAAATAGCAGTTCAAAAACGGAAATGGTTAACTCTGTAAAATAACAAAAAGGCAGGTTGAAGTTCagaataaaaatgagaacaaaaccaaaacaacaaacaaacaaaaaacccaaacctttCAAATGTTCAGCCTGTACTGAAAAGTCCTTCCCTTCAATCTGTTTGGAAAGATTAGACAATGTGTTTGCTGATAAAATTTTCCAGCAGGATCAAAGTGTACATTTATATACAGACTTTATTAGAGATCTAACGCATCACGGAGGCATTTCATCAACACCGGATTCATATTAAACTGGATATAGAAAATAAGTTAATGCCAGATTAAGACTGCCTAGCAGGGCAACTTGCAATTGCTATGAATGTTACAGCAAGCTTATAGCACTCTAGTCCATTAGTATTTAGTCCAAAATACAGAAGACCAAAGTTAATGCTTGCATTCTGTTTGCAAAGCAAGGTTATAGCACTAATAAATAAGCTTTCTTAGAACTCTAGAGGTTGAACCAAGTACAAAAGAATGTCTTCGTAATGGAGTTCAGAGTCCCAGGGGCCAGAAGGTAAGGGGCTGGGGCAGAGCAGGCGTTCTGGGTGGAATGCTCCGGCAGCTTTAGCTTGTGACTATCTCTTTGCTGTCCTCCACGAAGCGGGTGAAGCGGAAGCTGGTTCCATTCTCGCTGCTTGCCATTttctccaggccagccagaggagCACTGGGTTCGGAATTCCCCAGCTTTTCCACATTCCCTGTCAGCCCACTGATAGGTGAGCTGCTCCCGCTCCCCAGGCTTCCAGGAATTGGAGGGATGCCACCGTTCTGAATGACAGAGATCTCGTTGGCCTTCATGGCCAACCCATTGGACAGTGCTGCTGTGTACTGGTTCCAAAAACTGGATGGATCCCCGCTTCCTGACCTCGCCGCCAGATCCTTCTGGAACATTTCTGGGAACTTGACAGGATTGCCTCCTAGAAATGTCATGGGGCCATCCATGGAGAGCCGACGGCCCCGGCGTGCAGGGGTGTTGttccacatgtgtgtgcccatgtggaCCTGTGATGTGgattgggaagagagaggagaaggaaaaagagagagagagccagaagcTTAATAGCTGAATCTGTCTCAAGTCATATCCCAACACTTGACACAGCAAGTGGCCTAAACGTCTATTCTTGTTACATGACAGACGGGGAGAGACACCAGGAACCATCCACTCCCAGGGTCTAGTAATAACTTGTTCCCTCTCTCAGCCCTCGGCTGGCTCTCCTCTTCTGGGCAGAGAAGCCTTACTTACTCTTTTTTTATTACCCGTATTTAGCTTATAATGGCCTCAAGCAAGCCAGGCAGTTGCAGATAGCGCCTTTCAGGGTTAGAATTGTTATGTCCACTCTCATTGCAGTGGCAAGTATTGTATCTGACACCCTTTACCCTGTAAATGTCCTTTTCAGATGGGAAGAAAGTAGCCCTCACTGATTGCCCATTGGAGGGCCTGCACACAGACAGAAAACCCAGAAAGTAATTATTCATTTCGCATTACTGGCAGCAACCTCCAGAGAAATACTCTGTCAACAGAAAAATGTACACAGTGAGAGTGCTCAACTGTTGCTCTAGAACAGGCATATTTGCTTTATTTCCAACACATATCAGTAGGAAATGTCGTGCAATCAATTATCATAATGCCCATTAGCAGGAGTGATGTTACtgtttctagaaaaacaaaccatGCTAGACTGCGGTTATGAAAAATAGCTGCATATGCCAAAGAGAGCCGTAATTATTAAGTGATATGGGCAGTATGCAGGCCACACGGAGGTCTTTAATCAATACCCCATGGCAACGCCAGGCTGTCTGATTTGGTAGGTAAAGCAATTCATTTGGTGCACTTAGCAAGACAGCAGAGAAAGGCTGCTGCTTTGCTTAGGTACCAAATTATTCAAGGAGTGGTGACATGCAGCAAGCTACAGGCTGCTCTTGTCCCTGCCATGATCCTGACCCTAATAAGGCTCCCTCATCACCCCTTCCCCGTAAGTTGTGTGCATGCGTTTAGCAGGTCCCCTTTCTAGAACCTTCTCCCTGCCTATGCAGCTGAGGGCTCCAGGGACATGCACTATCATCGAGGGCATGAGAAAGGGCTGGAGGGTGGTGGGGCACACACAGAGCATGTACCTTCAGATTGCCTTTCGTCGTGAATGCTCTTCCACAGATAGTGCAACCaaagggcttctctccagtgtgagttcTCTCATGGATCTGCAGGGCACTCGAGGAGGAGAAGGTTTTACCACATGTGTTACAATAGTGCTGTTTGGGAGTTCTCCGGGGCAGAGCTGGGAGTAGAACTGGGGATGTTGAAGAGGATGACAGAGGCCCCGAAGGGACATAACTAGTGAGGGCATCCTTACTGTCCTGAGGAGAAACGTGCACAAAGCCGTTGACCTCCGTTTTGATGAGAGATGACAATGAGTTGGCGGGAATCACCGCAGAGTTCTGATTGGGGCCGAGGTTGGAACTGGGCTCAAAGAGCTGTGATGGCAGATCTCGCATCTGATGTGTCAAGATGTGCTGCTTCAAATTACCCTTTGTGGAAAAGCCACGATTGCAAACTGTGCAAATGAACGGTCTCTCTTTGGTATGACTTCTGTAGTGAATGTCCAAGGCACTCTGACAAGCAAAGGTTTTGCCACAAATGTCGCAAGCAGTGTTTTTAAATTTACCCCGATCTCTGAAAGGGAAGAGGATTCCCAGAGACTCTTCTTTGATGGTTTTCTCTGCATGACTAGAGGTCAAGTCCAAAGCACCCCCATTCACTGGGGTGGGAGACAGACCATTGGCTAACTCACCTGGCCCCATTCTCTGTGGCTTCTCCTCAACACTGGGTGACTTGTGAAACTCTTGGGTGCTGTTGGATGGGGACAGAGCCTGCATGGAAGAGGTAGACTCTGAGATGGCAGGACTGCCGGCACTCTGGCTCTCCATATCGCCACCCACCGAGGATGAGTCGTTGGTCAGCACATCCCCTTCCACGGACCCATTCTCCACTGACTTCAGGCTGGCCTGCAGCTGCTCAGCCAGGCCGGCATTGATCATCTTCATTTGATTTTCCAAAGCAGCGATGCTCGAGATCTCGAGGGGCAGAGGTGACGATGACAGGCTGTCTTGGGAAGCATCAGCTGACTTGGGTGTGTCTGGGATGCTGCCCTCAGGACAATCTTCCATGTTCTCATCCGAGAAGTTGTCTAAGTCATCGAAATTTTTCTCATCAAAGGAGCCTGTGTCAGACTCCATGGACTCTGGGTAGTTgtcagggactggggtattgggGATCTGGCCTCCCATGTGCATTCGGATGTGCTGCTGAAGAACCACTGCATTTGTGAACTTCTTCTGGCAGATCGGGCAGGAGTGCTGCACTCTGAGTGGGGGCATAGCCCTGTGGACACTGTAGTGGGTCTTAAGGTTCCCTTTCGTGGTGAAAGCCCGGCCACAGATCTTACACTTGAAGGGCCTCTCCCCAGTGTGAGTCCGGTAGTGCATTTTCAAGGCGCTCTGACAGCTGAGAACCCGGTGGCAGATGATACACTCATTGGGGTCAGTGGCCTTCTTGTCAATGTTTTCTACCAGTTGCTGTAGCTTGGATGTCTCTGAGGCCTGGGCTGAATCTAAGAGTCCCCCAAAAGGAAACTTGGCCTTGAACTGCTCAGACATGAGTGGCAACAAAGGGTTGGTGAAGGTGGCCCCTCCTGGGCCACAGTCAGCCACTGGGGAACTCAGGGTGCTGTTGCCTACTGTTGGGACTGAGCCAGTGGTCACGGCAGTCTCTTCACTTT
The DNA window shown above is from Cricetulus griseus strain 17A/GY chromosome 3, alternate assembly CriGri-PICRH-1.0, whole genome shotgun sequence and carries:
- the Sall1 gene encoding sal-like protein 1 isoform X2 → MSRRKQAKPQHFQSDPEVASLPRRDGDTEKGQPSRPTKSKDAHVCGRCCAEFFELSDLLLHKKNCTKNQLVLIVNESPASPPKTFPSGPSLNNPDEQMKEAVNKTDQEDCSNLSEHKGLDREESMEVDATVAATTTTSSSSSSSTLSGVTNITTPSCHGGSSTGTSAITTSLPQLGDLTTLGNFSVINSNVIIENLQSTKVAVAQFSQEARCGGASGGKLAIPALMEQLLALQQQQIHQLQLIEQIRHQILLLASQNADLPTSSPSQGTLRTSANPLSTLSSHLSQQLAAAAGLAQSLASQSASISGVKQLPPVQLPQSSSGTIVPPSSGTSPNMSIVTTAVPTPSSEKVASSAGASHVSSPPVSVSSSPAFAISSLLSPASNPLLPQPTPANAVFPSPLPNVGTTAEDLNSLSALAQQRKSKPPNVTAFEAKSTSDEAFFKHKCRFCAKVFGSDSALQIHLRSHTGERPFKCNICGNRFSTKGNLKVHFQRHKEKYPHIQMNPYPVPEHLDNIPTSTGIPYGMSIPPEKPVTSWLDTKPVLPTLTTSVGLPLPPTLPNLTPFIKTEEPAPIPISHSAASPQGSVKSDSGAPDLATRNPSELPEEAEGSVVPPFCGKSEETAVTTGSVPTVGNSTLSSPVADCGPGGATFTNPLLPLMSEQFKAKFPFGGLLDSAQASETSKLQQLVENIDKKATDPNECIICHRVLSCQSALKMHYRTHTGERPFKCKICGRAFTTKGNLKTHYSVHRAMPPLRVQHSCPICQKKFTNAVVLQQHIRMHMGGQIPNTPVPDNYPESMESDTGSFDEKNFDDLDNFSDENMEDCPEGSIPDTPKSADASQDSLSSSPLPLEISSIAALENQMKMINAGLAEQLQASLKSVENGSVEGDVLTNDSSSVGGDMESQSAGSPAISESTSSMQALSPSNSTQEFHKSPSVEEKPQRMGPGELANGLSPTPVNGGALDLTSSHAEKTIKEESLGILFPFRDRGKFKNTACDICGKTFACQSALDIHYRSHTKERPFICTVCNRGFSTKGNLKQHILTHQMRDLPSQLFEPSSNLGPNQNSAVIPANSLSSLIKTEVNGFVHVSPQDSKDALTSYVPSGPLSSSSTSPVLLPALPRRTPKQHYCNTCGKTFSSSSALQIHERTHTGEKPFGCTICGRAFTTKGNLKVHMGTHMWNNTPARRGRRLSMDGPMTFLGGNPVKFPEMFQKDLAARSGSGDPSSFWNQYTAALSNGLAMKANEISVIQNGGIPPIPGSLGSGSSSPISGLTGNVEKLGNSEPSAPLAGLEKMASSENGTSFRFTRFVEDSKEIVTS